In Cheilinus undulatus linkage group 14, ASM1832078v1, whole genome shotgun sequence, the genomic stretch GTGGAGTGGGGGCACTGTTTCACATTTGACAAGCGTTCTGTGGACATGGCACAGCCTCAGACAATTTAGATGTGCTTAGTCATGCAGTCTGTCTGGCAGTTCTGTTTCATTAACTCTGATTGCGGTTCAGTTAGGTTGCTATGTCAGTGTTGATCAGACAAATTGATGTTAAAGATGACAACAAATGCTCCTCTGTTTGGGACAGAGCCATAAATGAGGCCTACACTAAAGGCCTCTTTTAGTGTAAATTACTTTTGTAAAGGTGTCGGTTTATCAGCAACAACACTCAACAGTTTGGCTTTGCTTCAGAATATGAGGGGAGGCTTAAACCTCATGTGTGCAAgattttcttcatattaaatcTTCACCTTTTTATTTGTAGTTGTGTCTATTTTAAGCCCTCAAGGCATTTATAATTTCATTTACAAGTTCCCCCTTAACACCCTTGCACTATCAAATTTTCTATTAAACTATTCTTATTTATGTTTGCACAAAGCCTTGGAATTCTTGTAGCTGTTCTGTTTTTTGTGGATATGAGGTTGCATGGTGACATCTGCTGGCTTGTTGTAACAATAGCACCCTTTCATTACATTTCATTGCAATAGCTTTAGTTCAGTGTCACACTTATTCCATACTTTATTCTTTAATATGGGACAGGTTTAAGAAGGGTGCTCTAAATATCTCTAATAtctgtaaagttttttttttttactcaaaaaatCTGATGTTAGTAAATCTTATTATTTTCTATAATATAGtgttgtatattttattttatttttcttattccCATTTTTTGTTATTGCCCTTGTCTTTCTTCTGACATAGTGTTATTCTTTTTTGGTTGTGCGTACCGTTTGGCTATTGAACTTCTAAACCTGTCAAACTGAATGAAACACTGCTTGATGTAACAGTGATTGTAAAAGTTGTTGAGACATCATTGGTACTTCCCATTTCACACAAGAAAGACACAAAGTACTGAAACAGTATACCACACAGGGTTAAAAAGACTTTGTGCTTCTTAGTAATTCATATATATAATTCTTGTGTTTAATAACTGACAAAGATGTTTCCTCTTATTTGCAGGACAGCTGAATCCTCACTATCACCCTGGGGAGTAAAGATGGAGGAGGACCATGTCCACTGTGTGTCGTGTGTTAGCCAGAGGTGTACGGTCAGACCTGAGCCTGGTGTTAGCTGTGATCTCATCTCCTGTCCTCTAGTATGTGGGGCAGTATTTCACTCCTGTAAAGTGGATGAGCACCACCTTTTGTGCCCGCTGGTGAGGGTCCCGTGCCTAAACAGTGGCTATGGCTGCCCTGCAACCCTGCTGCGCAATCAGATGTTCGCACACCTTGAAGTGTGTCCGGCTGGAGTTGTTTGCTGCACCATGGAGTGGAACAGGTGGCCCGTGAGCTGCCTGGACTACATGTCCTATGAGAGTCTGAGCCGAGGGGTGGAGGAGGCGGAACAGCTGGACATGGCACTTGCACTGCAGGACCAGCGTACGTTGCTGGAGTCCCTGAAGGTGATTGCCATGACGCctacagcagagagagagctgcTTGTTCCTGTAAATAAAGACAACAGGATGACAGACTCGGCTTTGCTTGGACCTGCTCCTGAGGCCTCCATCTTTATTGAGTCAACTACACAGTTATTATCCTCACCTCAAGTTCCCCCTGCAGGCTCAGCAAAGGAGAAAATAGCCAGTGGAATAAATGGCTTGAATGAGGagcactttggtaaactttATGAGGCCACAGTTGAGACTGCGAGGAGCTTACGTGCTGCTTTAGACTTTGTCAATATTGCCAACTCAGAGTGTGAAGAAAAAGACAGTACTGTGGAGAAAAGTAGAAATGGAAACCATCAGAATGGACAGGAGGAAAAAACCTCTTTAGTTGCTGAAGAACTGTATCAAAAAAAGATGGAAGAACAGAGTGTTTGCTCCAGTTGcttgaaagaaaacagagctTTTAAAGAACCAGATGGTAAGATTTTAAACACAACTAATGGACCAGTGTCTGATGCTGTAGATGTCTCTCTTGCTGAGGGGCAAAAGGAAGTGAATGCAGGAGTCGCCCCTCCAATGATAGCTCCAGTTCACATCAGCCAGGGTGTGGCACAGAGGGCTAGTCATGTCGTCCTGGAAGAAAGGGGGTTAGTCTTTTTGGACAACCCTGGAGCAGAGCGCAAGTTCAACAACTATCAGATTTTTAGGGGGCAGAGCCATGGTTCTTTATTTAATGGACAGATGGGTGTCATCCCAAACAGGTTACTCTATAGAGTACGACCCAAAATGGAAGACAAAGCAGTAGATACATCAGATTTGGAGCAGGAGGATGATCCCATGGGTCTGGGGGAGATTGATCTGATCACAGCAGCCCTGCTTTTCTGTCTCGAGGAGTCAAGAGAGTGTCGAAGGATCTCTGATACTGTCTACGTTGATAGCTTTCGTGTCGACTTTGGCACACAGACTTTCACTTTCCCTGCAGCCATCTTGGTAACAAACACCCGAGTGGGGGACATGGCTTCTGCATCCGCCTGTGACCACGCTGCTCCACAGCTCCCCTACCCCAGCCCTTTCTGCACCCTCCGTCTCGGCCTCGTCCTCGAAGCTTTGGAGGTGGAAGCGGTTCCGCATAACCGTTACCTCCCTCCTAACCCTCGCTACCAGCACATGTTCCCGTTTGTCTGCGCCCAGTCATTCCGTCGAGACCAGTTtgcatcccatttcaccaacgTCCACGGGGACATTCATGCCGGCCTTAATGGCTGGATGGAGCACCGCTGCCCCCTGGCTTATTATGGTTGCACATTTTCCCAGCGGAGGTTCTACCCATCCACTCGGGGAGCCAAAGTGATTCATGACAAGCACCTCAGGTCCTTCGGGGTTCAGCCTTGCCCAAGGGCCAAACTTCCAAGTGACTCCAAGTCAGACCAATTAAGCGGTCTTCCCATTGAGATTCTGTGGCACATAACCGGATTTCTGGACAGTTTCAGCCTGTGTCAGCTGTCACTGGTGTCACGGACTATGAGGGAAGTGTGTGCCAGTCTGCTGCAGACTAGGGGCATAGTGGAACTGCAATGGGAGCGCAGACAGACCCCTGGTTCTCCTGGAATGGTGTCATGgcacatcaaaaacaaagtgAGTAGAAAAACCATGTTGAAAATCTTTCTGTCACAAATTCACCATTGACTAGTcaacagtacaatacaatacaaactagaactaccaccgGCCAGATATATGCTTTGATGACGTTTACAATTTCCAGACAATTAAATGCAGTGttgggtcaagaagaagggctgggaTGGTTTATTACCTTGACCTTGTAACTCCAAAATGTTTTCAGCTTATCCTTTCTAGGGATGCGAAATATTAGGGGCATGATATTATGGGTATTATGGCTTAAAAAGGTCATTTATTGGTATCAGTAGATATGAGCTTTTCTGCTGATATGGCTGATATAAAGCTGTAAGTCTAAGCTGTATGTGTGTATGAGTTTATGAAGTTTTAGGCAGGGCCAACCTACCTACATCAattcaagtcttttttttcatcctcaatccttaaactttaaagtgtgtacTCTAAAGACTGatgtttgtttcttatttttgtccTGTACTTGAAGGACTCTAAATGTGTCCTTCCCATGGCTATTGCAAATATGGAGGCATATAAAAAATGACAGATGGGCCTTCACTGTCACTGTTACTTGAAAGAGTGCAGTACAACAAAACTGGATGGCTGTCGTTATGATGTAGCTGGTGCTGTAAAAACTATAAAGAAGTATGACTGCTGGCTGAGAGCTGGAGCTGCAGCTAGTTTAGAGCTACAGCTCCACCAAGTGGCATTGAGTGGCGTTGCAGGTCCTAGCATAAAATTTGACCGGCATGGAgtgtcaacatttaaaaatattaattaaaaaaatgataattggtgtggaaaaaaacttttagaaagtttttctGACATCCACCCCATGGGATGGACAACAGACATACATGTACAATTCCAAATTCCAAGAAAgatgggacattgtgtaaaggTTGTGAATAAAACCAGTGTATTGATTTGCAAACCCTTTTAACCTACGTATATTCAGCTGTATACAGCACAAAGAAAAGCTGtgtaatgttcaaactgatcaactttattgtttttggaaatatgcACATTCTGTGTTGATGTCTgcaaaaatttccaagaaaagttGGAGCAGGTGTATTCTTCCCACTGTGTTGCATCACCTGGACTGAAGGCACAAATTTATAATGTATTTAAAGTGGAATTCTCTGTGCAGCAGTGAAGGGTTTTTGTTGTCATATTTTGCACTTCATGATCAAGGCTGTCCATACGGCGGGGGgacaaaggggagagctttcttgggcccagccaactcAGGGACCCATGAGGAGGTCAGCAAAAACCTGttcaattgtaaagttaatgtgtgataaccatatttttttataaataactGAGTAATTGcaaaaacatgggttaaaagtggccgaaaaatgggctgaaagagGCACAAAtgagatgaaagtggcaaaaatggatgtgTAATTgtgggtggaaaaatgggcaaaaagtatcaaaaattggttaaaagtggcagaaatgctcagataaagtagtgaaaagtggcaataaagggctaaaaaatgcaaaattgattacattttgcaaaatgagtcaaagtgGAAAACGTGGTATAAATgtaaagagttttaaaaagtgacacacaaataatttcaacatcagaaccaaaATGAATAACAAGACTAAACgctccaaaataaagtaactgcGTAGCCAGGATGCTTGCACCAATGCTACTATCCAGCACACCTGTATTGATTAAATTAACAAATCACTAACTGGAGAGGGTCCATTcatgggtttttcaggggcccagacgaTTCTGTGGCCAGGCCTTTTCATGATGCAGCGTATGTTTTCAATGGGTGACAGGTCTGGCCAGTCTAGCCAGTCTAGTACTGACACTGTTGCACTGCAAAGCCATGCTGCTGTAACTCGTGCTGAATGTGGCATGCCATTGTTTTGCTGGTATGCACAGGGACATTCCTGAAATGGATGAAAGCAGATGTTGCTTCTAGACCTTTATCTCAGCATTAGTAGTGCCTTCAGAGATATGTacgttacccatgccatgggcactaatacaccccccaCACTATGACAGATGTTGACTTTTCAACTCAGATGGTCTTTTTCCTTCTTAGCCTACAGGGAGCACTGGTCATTATTTCCataaacagtttgaaatgtggactcctcagaccacagcacactttccCACTATAGGTCGGTCTATCTGAGATGAACTTGGGCCCAGAAAAGTCGGCAGTGCTTCAGGATGTTGTTGATATGGCTTTGGCTTTGTATGGTAGAGTCTTGACCTACTTTTGTAGATGGAGCCACGTACTGTATGAATGGAATATGTTTGAATATTGAACATCTTGTCTTTTAGCTTTACTCATTTGAGTTTTGGTTGAAAAGGATTTTCAAATTACTGTattctgttttctatttttcctttcaCATTATACATGACGTCCCAACTTTTAGGAATTATACTtcttaaaatctgtttttggaCCAGCTGAGCCTTAAGACCAATAAAAAGATCTTATCCAAATACAACCAAAATCTAAACACCTACCTATAACTGTAGTCCACAATAAAATCAAATCTTAtcattgtgtttaaaaaaaatgtattgggTGTTGTCAAAAGTGCAGTTATACATAAGATTTGTCAAGAAATTGCATGCAGTGAGTCAACAGTAGCCCTAATAAATGCCATGCAGTGCCTTTTCTGTTCTAACACCTTTTTTCCCTGTTGCAGGTGTGGAGATTCACCACTGCCTTCAGCCCTGTGTTGTCATGGGGTTTCACCGACCTCCCCAGCATGTCAGACCACCTTAAAAAGTGCCCCTTCAACATAGTGGAGCACAAGACAGAGCCCGTACCTCTTCCTGCCATGTGTACTGCACGAGACGGACACTCACTGCGGCGTGTCCTGCGTCATGTTAACCACTGACCAAACACAGCTGAGTTTCACTCCGGTATTATGTGGatgttgctgtttttctgtcttgcaAAACTCCTCTTGTATTGCAATAGACTTTCAAAAAAACGCCTTAATAAAATAACACCTAATCTACCTACCACGATGACAGTCTGTTTTCCCTTTTGTGGAAGGTAACCAAGCATTTCGATGTGCATGGGTTTGTGCTGAAAACGCTCTCTTATTCTAGTCAGATAAGTATATTTTTGAAGACAAGTATGTACAACAGATGTGTATTATTCTGTATGGTTCTCAGAGAACGTGGacataaaatgttttcactATTTTGCCTTCGCTATTAGCCATGGGAAAAGCAGATTGTtggttattttgcatttttctgtgaCGCAGAACTGATGCCAGCACTTTACACAAGATTTGCTAATCCCTCTAATGTATACGTGGCACTAAATGATTTAGTCTCTGTATGGTTTCACTCCTATGCAAGTCTGCTGTCTGTGTTTAAAGAGTGTGGATAGATGGACATAAATACAAGGACAGCCTGATAATGCACTTGATTTGCTACAATTTAATAAAGCCTCTACAGCCTTTTACatatttgtttgtctttttaagctTTATGTGGGAAAAATATTGTCCAAGGGTGCCTGGATAAAACAAATTTCTTGTCTTCATTTGTAAAGGTCATCATCTCTTATTGAGGAGACAATACTCGCAAACAGACGCCTTTTTTTCTATCTGCCAATTTTAGATTGATTAAAAACTGCCTGATAAAGTCATCCATGTTATCCATAGCAAGTTCCATGGTTAAATTCATGTCATGATCTTTGGTCTACTAGAAAAGGAGGCGTCAGCAcccaaaaatgtccttttaggtAGTTTTATTTAGGCAAGGCACAACAGACGTGTTTTGATTTGTGGTCTTCTTCAGCGTTGCTTCACAATGCTGAAGAAGACGACGAGTCGAAAGGcctaaaggacatttttgattGCTGATGCCTCCTTTTCTAGTAAGTCTCTTTGTCATGCACCTTGGGGAGTTTATTGTTTGGAGGGTGCTCCCTTTTGCGCTTTCTCTCTGATCTTTGATCTACCCAAAGTTCCACATTttctttccaaataaaagcaggtctgttcAAAGAGAAAGTAAGTGGCCATTAGTTATAGACagtacaaaaaaatctaatgagacaaaaccattttaaatgcaaaaggtGCTATtacctttaaactttaaacctATTCTTGCTATTTTATGTTCATGTTTACCTGTGTTGTACCACTTTTGACCAAATTTTTGTCATcacctttttctttaaactttttttttttgccattttcaacccaaTATTCCAGTTTATGCTCATTAATGACACTGTTTTGACACTTCTCgccaatttttgctgcattttgcccCTTATTGCTTTTGTTGCTGCCGCTTTTAATGTaagttttccattttcatccattttttcactcttttgctgctttttacctaCTTTTGAtactatttgcccatttttaaaactattaaccaatttttgctgctgttcacaatttgttgatacttttttataaaccattttttatccatttcgtcaccacttttaaccagtttttgcttcttttttttgccaattttctgcCCTCTTTTTACAATTATGTagttgttttttgtcaaagttgtctctttcttctttttctggcACCCTGACATTTtagcacatcatggcttagctatgaagtctgatatTACTTTCTTTAGTaagttcaatgtgcccatcaacattgtttacaacaaaaaaaaattcagttttaaggAAAtaagtttagatttttaaatagGCTCTTTTGTacaacaacataaataaaactcattttgtaTTGCTTTGATAGGAGTGATGATaattcagattaaaaataaaatatggttatgcTTTACTTTCAATTGGACCAAGATTTCCCCCATTTGGCTTGGCCCCTGAAAGTGTCCCCAGTAGCTCAACCCCAGTCTTCATCAGGTAGAGTTAAAAggaaacacctgatttcaattgtCCTACAAAAGCTCTGGATCTTCCTACTCCCTTCATCTTCACAGGAAGCTCCTCCACCAGGCCTGCTCTTCACAACATACATAGAAGAACATATATTaaagaaaatgctttttaaaaaccacCAAACTTACAAGCCAATATTTAAAAGTTTTGTTCATGACGCCACCAATCAAATATTTATCCTTTAGGGATTTTAAATTGTAGCCTTCCTGAAGAGCTGCCTTAGTCACAAGAAACTCTGAACTGGACAGATTTTGTTCAAATGATACCAGATGCTCAGGTAAGGCTTCAGAAAGTTCTAACAAATCATGTGAAGGGGCCCAGACTTGAAAAACCAGGGGCGTGAATACACACTGAGATCAGCCCACAAAAGTAACGCTCATAAAAGCTGATGATTTTGGAACTGGCTAATCGGGAGCACGGCCCAAGATGAGGTAAGAAAAGATTTGCAGCAGATGTGTCAGCAGTCCATCCAAAAGTCATAATTTAAGTCTAACAGCAAATGTCATCCTGCTTTAAACTAGTACCAAATGCATAAATGATTGATGACTCCAGCTTCTCTGCCATTTCACTTTCCCCcttattattataaaatatgacatcataAAATCATAAATCCATAATTTAGAGCCTATAACTaatcaaaaacagttttatcttAGTAAGCTGGAGATAATTTGGATTAACAggatcagaaatattaatgagTTTG encodes the following:
- the LOC121521857 gene encoding F-box only protein 30-like, whose amino-acid sequence is MEEDHVHCVSCVSQRCTVRPEPGVSCDLISCPLVCGAVFHSCKVDEHHLLCPLVRVPCLNSGYGCPATLLRNQMFAHLEVCPAGVVCCTMEWNRWPVSCLDYMSYESLSRGVEEAEQLDMALALQDQRTLLESLKVIAMTPTAERELLVPVNKDNRMTDSALLGPAPEASIFIESTTQLLSSPQVPPAGSAKEKIASGINGLNEEHFGKLYEATVETARSLRAALDFVNIANSECEEKDSTVEKSRNGNHQNGQEEKTSLVAEELYQKKMEEQSVCSSCLKENRAFKEPDGKILNTTNGPVSDAVDVSLAEGQKEVNAGVAPPMIAPVHISQGVAQRASHVVLEERGLVFLDNPGAERKFNNYQIFRGQSHGSLFNGQMGVIPNRLLYRVRPKMEDKAVDTSDLEQEDDPMGLGEIDLITAALLFCLEESRECRRISDTVYVDSFRVDFGTQTFTFPAAILVTNTRVGDMASASACDHAAPQLPYPSPFCTLRLGLVLEALEVEAVPHNRYLPPNPRYQHMFPFVCAQSFRRDQFASHFTNVHGDIHAGLNGWMEHRCPLAYYGCTFSQRRFYPSTRGAKVIHDKHLRSFGVQPCPRAKLPSDSKSDQLSGLPIEILWHITGFLDSFSLCQLSLVSRTMREVCASLLQTRGIVELQWERRQTPGSPGMVSWHIKNKVWRFTTAFSPVLSWGFTDLPSMSDHLKKCPFNIVEHKTEPVPLPAMCTARDGHSLRRVLRHVNH